In the Ipomoea triloba cultivar NCNSP0323 chromosome 6, ASM357664v1 genome, one interval contains:
- the LOC116022806 gene encoding uncharacterized protein LOC116022806 — protein MSFPTRCPAPASLRSTTAGGTTNSDKRLPITTSRSSVKFQHCVSRKKLNMGASSGQRLSGMQKQVLSLYRGFLRAARAKPPIERRQIKSLVTAEFRHNAKQVDRKNFMYIEYLLRRGKKQLDQLKSPDIVGLSSLSVDSSQTKRL, from the exons ATGTCCTTCCCGACTCGCTGCCCTGCCCCTGCGTCTCTGCGATCTACGACGGCCGGCGGAACTACCAACTCAGACAAGCGACTGCCCATCACCACTTCTCGCAGCTCTG TTAAATTTCAGCACTGTGTCTCAAGAAAAAAGCTTAATATGGGAGCCTCCAGTGGTCAAAGGCTCTCCGGGATGCAGAAACAAGTGCTTTCTCTGTATAGGGGATTCTTGCGAGCAGCTCGCGCTAAACCCCCCATTGAGAGAAGGCAAATCAAGTCTCTCGTGACAGCTGAGTTCCGCCATAATGCCAAGCAAGTTGATCGTAAGAATTTCATGTACATCGAGTACTTACTTCGACGTGGTAAGAAGCAACTTGATCAGCTCAAAAGCCCGGATATTGTTGGGTTGTCGTCTTTAAGTGTTGATTCTTCTCAAACTAAAAGATTGTAA
- the LOC116023346 gene encoding zinc finger BED domain-containing protein RICESLEEPER 2-like, whose translation MESVGGSGSQPPSQNVEHDMGAEAVEKDTSQQPLPPSVPKKRKEVETRSPVWDHFEKIKNKDNIVVSAVCIYCKKSYKSESKRHGTSTLRNHIMTCLKNPHSKDTRQSLLTFSPAPSSGLTESEGAAGVLGTWVFDQELIRRALCEMIIVDELPFRFVEGQGFRKFILVCCPMFKIPSRWTVSRDILKIYSDERVNLKNFFKTSCQRVSITTDTWTSVQRINYMCITAHFIDHEWKLQKKIISFVPISSHKGEYIAKALESCLLEWGLKSIFSVTVDNASSNDTAIGFLKKKMLSWGSTAVRCKYLHMRCIAHILNLVVQDGLKESDDSVKKVRDSVRYMRSSPARLQKFRELADLIGVEAKNSLVLDVPTRWNSTYLMLHTALLYQKVFEVYEDYDPSFKSDLGGNVPNFLDWEVVEGLVKFLKSFYEMTVRISGSLYVTSNTFFSEVSDLSCILTGLVGAESDSVKAMGMNMRTKFDKYWGDPNKMNFLIFYGNIMDPRDKIEYMPYQFNQLYGDENGKSLFEKVMKDLKELYVDYVTSFPVQSDPVPVEQSVPPTVLSDPVSVGRPQSLLKSQLKKQRLESGELGRKKTELEVYLSEEIIEEDGEFDLLKWWKVNAGRFPVLSKMARDILAVPISTVASESTFSTSGRVLDAFRSSLTPKIVEALVCAQDWLRLHNQPLSVEENIDEVEKFEKEFCTGVGSSLPTIPEED comes from the exons ATGGAAAGTGTTGGTGGGTCTGGAAGTCAACCTCCCTCTCAAAATGTGGAACATGATATGGGAGCTGAAGCTGTAGAGAAAGATACATCTCAGCAGCCTTTGCCTCCATCTGttcctaaaaaaagaaaagaggttgaaACCAGATCTCCTGTTTGGGATCACTTTGAAAAAATcaagaacaaagataacattGTTGTCTCAGCAGTGTGCATATACTGTAAAAAGTCTTACAAATCTGAGTCCAAAAGACATGGGACTTCTACTTTGAGAAATCACATTATGACTTGCTTAAAAAATCCTCACTCTAAGGATACTAGGCAATCTCTACTCACATTCTCTCCTGCCCCTAGTTCTGGTTTAACTGAGTCTGAAGGTGCAGCAGGGGTTTTAGGAACCTGGGTTTTTGATCAGGAGTTGATTAGGAGAGCTCTTTGTGAAATGATTATTGTTGATGAGCTACCTTTTAGGTTTGTGGAGGGTCAAGGTTTTAGGAAATTTATTCTTGTTTGCTGTCCTATGTTCAAAATTCCTTCTAGATGGACAGTAAGTAGGGATATTCTGAAAATTTATTCTGATGAGAGGGTTAATTTGAAGAATTTCTTTAAGACTAGCTGCCAAAGGGTTAGTATCACTACTGATACTTGGACTTCTGTACAAAGAATCAACTACATGTGCATTACTGCACATTTCATAGATCATGAGTGGAAGCTACAGAAAAAAATCATTTCCTTTGTCCCTATTTCTTCACATAAGGGGGAATACATAGCTAAGGCACTTGAAAGTTGCCTACTAGAGTGGGGGTTGAAGTCAATTTTTTCTGTCACAGTTGATAATGCTTCTAGCAATGATACTGCCATAgggtttttaaaaaagaaaatgctgTCTTGGGGTTCTACTGCAGTAAGGTGTAAGTATTTGCATATGCGATGCATTGCTCACATCCTTAATCTGGTTGTGCAAGATGGATTAAAGGAATCTGATGATTCTGTTAAGAAGGTAAGGGACTCTGTTAGGTATATGAGAAGCTCTCCTGCTAGGCTCCAAAAATTTAGAGAGCTTGCTGACTTAATTGGGGTGGAAGCCAAAAACTCTTTGGTTCTTGATGTACCTACAAGGTGGAATTCCACATATTTGATGCTGCATACTGCTTTGCTGTATCAAAAGGTTTTTGAAGTGTATGAAGATTATGACCCTTCCTTCAAATCTGATTTGGGTGGGAATGTTCCTAATTTCTTGGATTGGGAGGTAGTAGAAGGGTTGGTGAAATTTCTGAAATCATTTTATGAAATGACTGTTAGGATATCTGGTTCTCTGTATGTAACTTCTAACACTTTCTTCTCTGAAGTGTCTGATTTATCTTGCATACTTACTGGTCTAGTGGGAGCTGAATCTGATTCTGTTAAAGCAATGGGGATGAATATGAGGACCAAGTTTGATAAATACTGGGGTGATCCAAACAAGATgaattttctgattttttatGGAAATATAATGGATCCTAGGGACAAAATTGAATACATGCCATATCAGTTTAATCAATTATATGGTGATGAAAATGGCAAGTCCTTGTTTGAGAAGGTTATGAAAGACTTGAAGGAGTTGTATGTTGATTATGTGACAAGTTTCCCAGTCCAGTCTGATCCTGTTCCTGTTGAACAGTCTGTTCCCCCTACTGTTTTGTCTGATCCAGTTTCTGTTGGGAGACCCCAATCTTTGTTAAAATCTCagttaaaaaaacaaagattggaGAGTGGAGAATTAGGCAGAAAGAAAACTGAGTTGGAAGTTTATTTGAGTGAGGAAATTATAGAAGAGGATGGTGAATTTGACCTCTTGAAATGGTGGAAGGTTAATGCTGGAAGGTTCCCTGTGCTTTCTAAAATGGCTAGGGATATACTTGCTGTTCCCATTTCTACAGTTGCATCAGAATCAACCTTTAGTACAAGTGGGAGAGTTCTTGATGCCTTTAGGAGTTCTCTTACTCCTAAAATTGTGGAGGCACTTGTATGTGCACAAGATTGGCTTAGGTTGCACAATCAGCCTCTTTCAGTTGAAGAAAACATTGATGAGgttgagaaatttgaaaaag AGTTCTGCACTGGAGTTGGTTCTTCCCTGCCTACAATACCA GAAGAGGATTAG